The genomic interval TTGAAAAAACAGATAATGCGGCCAGCACAAAAGTCAGTAGCAGAACCGTCAGAAAAGCAACTTTGTTCTTCCCGGCATGCTCCACCCGGCTTCCCGCCGGTCCCACCAGCGGGAGAATCATACAGAGAAAAAAGAAGGAAAGTCCCGAGGCAACCGCGAGCCCGGTACCGACGGCCGGTCTGAACATCACATCGTTTTCGTATTTCTGATCCTGATCCATACTGCTGTTTCCAAGGGTTGGAATTTAAGAGCCTGAATTTATAGGCCGATTTCCCCGCTGTTGGAAGCAAAAAGCGGTTTCAGACCTCCCGGATACCCTATCCTTTCCACTTTCCCTTACGTCAGCGTTTTTACCAATCTCATCGATTGCTTTGACTTTCCGGGAGGGGTTTGCATAAACTTTTGCGGTTGGTTAACTCGGTGTGTTGAGCAAGGGGCCTATGGAAGTTCAGAAAACAAAAAAGCGCATTGCCAGTTCCAGCGCGGCACTCATAAGCATCCTACTGCACGCGGCGCTCCTTCTCGTGGCCGGCGGTGTGGTGGCCCTGAAATATTACCAGAAACAGGGGGCTGCGTTCCAGGTTGAAAAACAGCGTCCGAAACTGGAACGCCGCAAACTCCAGATGCCGGTCAAGGCACAGCCCTTCATGGAGCAGATGTCCAAACCCAAAGCGCGGACCACTACGCGCATCACCGCCAATGCACCGCAACTGGTCAACATTCCGGAACAGGGCGAATATGTAAAAATGGCCCCGATGCCTACATTTAAAGGTAATTATACCAACTTTGTGCAGATGGACCGCACACTGGAATTCAATTCAAAATACCGCGATGTCAATTTCGGGATTTCTTCGGTCGACTTTTTCGGAACACGCGGAAAAGCGGAGAAAGTTGTAGTCGTGGTTGATGCCTCCCGCTCCATGCTCTATGACGACCGCGGCGGAATTGATTCCTATGATATGGTCCGTGAAGATCTGCGCGAAGTGATCGGCAGCATGCGCTCAGCCACCCTGTTTAACGTCATCCTCTTTGATGACCAGCAGGTCGCCCTGTTCAACGCCAATATGGTCCCGGCCACGCCCACTGCAAAAACCAACGTCATTGAATGGGTCAGCGGCATCAACACCAATCTTGATTTTGTCGGACTTCCGGACGACATCGCAAACTATACCCCGAAACGCGCTTATGATATTCCCATGGCCAACAACGATATTACCGGCTGGCTGAAAGGTCTGCAGGCGGCGATCGAACAGAAGCCGGAAATTATTTTTCTGCTCACGGCCGACTGGGGCAACGTCACCTCCATGAACTACGGCATTTCCTACTTCCTGAAAAAAGACATGTTTAAAGAATACCAGAAACGGCGGATCGAATATTTTCTGGAAGACGAGAGCTTTGCCGAAGACTGGGAAGGCTATCTGGCCGAATATGATGAACTGCGCACCGTCGCCATCAAAATGCTGGAGCTTGAAAATCAGGCGCGCTACGAAGCCGAAATGCAGCCCAAAGTGGTCCGCGACTGGGACGAAATCCTTTATGACAATGAGGTGGAACTGCCGGATGCCCCGCTTGCCGAAGACCAGCAGGCGGTCGGCATGATGCCCGCCGAAACCCGATACACCTTCGATGAAGTGCTCGAATCCTTTTTTGTGATCGTGATGGATAACTACCGGAATCTCGGTTTTCCCCAACTCAACTTTGTACTGCTGCAAGGCGACGGCGCAGCCAACTACACCGCAGAGACGGCCTCAATGATGACATCCGACATCAAATTTCAGAATCTCAGCAGAATGGTCGGCGGGCATTTCCGCTTTCTGAAAGGTATGCCGAGAATCAGCAATCTGCTCAACCTGAATATTGATGATGCCATGGATGCCGTTTTGCAGGATGAAGAAGGAGAATTCTGATGAAACGGATCCTCTGCCTGCTCCTCCTCACCGCCTCTGCCGCTGTGGCACAGTTTGACCGGACCGAACTCCACACCTTCACCAACAGCGAAGGCAAAACCCTCACCGACCGCATTGCAAAATATGATGTGGAAAAACAGGAGGTTCTGCTCGAAAAAAGCGGAAAAGTTCCTCTCGAAACTTTCAGCGAAGCCGATCAGGCCTACATTCTTCACTGGAACCAGGTCGAAGGATTCAGCTCCGCACTGCGCTTTAAAATGGAGCTGAAAAAGAATACCTGGTCTAGCATGAAGCATGAACAGAACATTACCCCCTACTACATGGACGCCATTCAGATTCCCGGCAAACGAACCCCGAATCACAATGTAATTCTGCTGGAGGATTACGAGGAATACAGCGCGGTCTATCTGCAGGCCGAAGGCTACGAAATCACGCTCCGGAATCAGAACCTTTTTCCCATCGAAAATATCACTGTGGAAAGCAAGATTTTCTATGAACAGGAACAGTACATTGTTCCCGACAGTCTTTTTGCCAGTGAGGATAATGATTACTTCGACACCGTGCTGACCAACAAATACCGCTATATGTCCGAAACCATACCGATCATGGTTACACGTGAAGAAGTCGTCCTGCATTCCGAAGCCGCGATTATTGCAGATCATCAGATCGAACGAAATGCCCTCATTACTTCGACACAGGACGACGGGGAAGATCAAGTCAGTGACGGCTCCACGGATATTGAAGGATTCGGCGAATGGGACGATCACGGCCGGCGGCGCAAAGGGCGGGTTATCGGCGCATGGTTCCGGGTCGGCATCAAAGGGCTCGACGGCAACATGGTCTGGCGCGATATCGCCTCACCCTCTTCGCTGATCGACAGATGGCCCTCTTTCGAAACAGCCGGTCTCCCGGAACAGGCACAGAATGACCGAGAGAAAAACGCACCTGCCGATCCGCCGTCTACCGGAGATTAAACCGTTTTCCGTACCGCTTTCGGAAGATTCATGCCGTAGACCGAATTGAAGATGACCACCAGGTTGGAGAAGACCATGCCGACTGCACAGTATTTCGGGGACAGCCAGCCGACACCGGCCAGAAACATCCCTGTAATATTGTAGGCAAACGCCCAGCCGTAATTCAGACGGATTTTATGCCGCACCTTGCGTTGCATAAACGGCAGGCTGGACAGTTTTCCAATCTCCGGAACCATAAACACGCCGTCGGCACTCATTTTTGCCGGAATCTGTCCGGAAAACACCGCAAGACCGAAGTCGGCCGCCGCCAATGCCTGCGCATCATTAATGCCGTCGCCCACCATCATCACGCTGTTTCCATCGGCCTGAAGCCGGGCAATTTCCTGCTGTTTATCGCCGCTGCCCATTTCTCCGAAATAATGCTCAATTCCCAATTCACCGGCCACCTGCTCAACCACCGGTTTACGGTCGCCCGAAAAAATATAGGGTTTGACGCCGTTGTTCTTCAGATCCTGAATGAGACCGCCCGACTCTTCACGAACGGTATCCCTGAGCCCGACAATACAGTCGCACTGCTCAGGCGTACCGAACATCACAAGCGTTGAATCCCGCAGGTCGGGCGGAATTCCAATGTCCGGAAAAAGACCGGCACTGCCGGCGACATAGTGCTTCCCATCCACTTTCCCCGAAACCACAGTACGCGCAATGGTCCGCTCCTCCACCGGCTTCGGCGTTCCGATTGCCGCCAGAGCGCGGGCGATCGGATGCTCAATCCCGTTTTCAAGCGAAGCCAGCAGGTCGAGTTTTTTTTCGTTCTTTTCCGTAAGCCAGACCACACGGTGCACCTCCGGTGTCCCGCGGGTCAGTGTGCCGGTTTTATCAAAAACCGCCACCGCCGGTTTAAGAGCCAGCACAGTGCCATTAAAAATCTGAATACCCAGTCCACGCACCTTTTCAATGGCGGCGGTGAGTACGAGCGGTTCGGCAATCCCGAATGCACAGGGACAGGCCACAATCAGCACCGACAGCATACGGATAATCGCATCATTACGATCGCCCCAGAACACATTGCCCGTCAGCACAATCAGCGAAATCAGCACCACAACCGGCACAAAATACTGGCTGATATGATCCCCGAACGACAACTGTTCCTTGCGGGTGTTGAAAGCCTCAATCGTGCTTTCAACAATCTTTTTAATAAGGTTGCTCTGCCCCCGGCCGGCACGGAAAGTCTGGCATCATCGGAGAGCAGTCGGGCACCGGCTCCGACATAGTGACCCTGTTCCAGCGAAACACCGTGCGATTCCCCGGTGATCAGACTGAAGTCAAATTCGGCCGGTCCCATCAGTATACCATCGGTCGGAACAAACTCATCGCGCTTCACCAGAAATTCTGTACCGGGCTCCAGCTCTTCCACGGCAGCATAATCTTCATCAACGTCATTCCCTTTGATCCGCGCTTTTTTCGGCAGCTGCCATGAAAGTGAGCTGACGCGGCGGCTCAGTTTTTTGTAGAACGAACCTGAAATCAGGTTTCCGGTTTCAATCAGCATCAGCAGCAGTGTAACCACATCAAAATAGAGATGGGCAAAATCGCCGGTGAGCATGGAATAGACCGAATAGATCCAGGCCGCAGAAGTGGAGAGCACCACAAGACTCTCCATACGGAACTGACGACTGACAATCTGCCGCCAGCCCATCACCATCGTGGTCCTGGCGGCATAAAACGGAACCAGTGTGCCGAACAGAGCCAGCAGAATGGAACAGACCAGCTGCATGGCGAACGGCACATCCCAGCTTTCGGCCGAATAAACGACAAACGAAATCATCATATTATTCAGCGCAAAAAACCAGCCGGCTCCAAAACGGAAATAGTCGAACGAATCGCGTTGTGCGTCCTCACCTTCGTAGTATTTATAACCGAGTTTTTCGATATTCGACTGAATGGTATCCTTACCGATCTGCATCGGGTCATAGGAAAGAGTGCACGTTTCGGCAATAAAGTTAAGGTTTACATTTCCAACCCCGGGAAGTTTCCCCAGACTGTTGTGCACCAGCCAGGAACAGGCGGGACAGACCATGCCGCCCACGAGAAAACAGAGATCCTGTCCGTTTTCAATTTCCTTCTCTTCCGTCTCCACTTCCCGTCCATCGGGAAAAACACCTTCCAGAAGCTGGGCAATACGTTCATCGCGCTCCGCCCCGTC from Verrucomicrobia bacterium S94 carries:
- a CDS encoding cation-translocating P-type ATPase translates to MADHCIVCNRTVPGGEGDFCCPGCAAVHVIIGKMELDGAERDERIAQLLEGVFPDGREVETEEKEIENGQDLCFLVGGMVCPACSWLVHNSLGKLPGVGNVNLNFIAETCTLSYDPMQIGKDTIQSNIEKLGYKYYEGEDAQRDSFDYFRFGAGWFFALNNMMISFVVYSAESWDVPFAMQLVCSILLALFGTLVPFYAARTTMVMGWRQIVSRQFRMESLVVLSTSAAWIYSVYSMLTGDFAHLYFDVVTLLLMLIETGNLISGSFYKKLSRRVSSLSWQLPKKARIKGNDVDEDYAAVEELEPGTEFLVKRDEFVPTDGILMGPAEFDFSLITGESHGVSLEQGHYVGAGARLLSDDARLSVPAGGRATLLKRLLKARLRLSTPARNSCRSGIISASILCRLWC
- a CDS encoding cation-translocating P-type ATPase, whose amino-acid sequence is MKKIVESTIEAFNTRKEQLSFGDHISQYFVPVVVLISLIVLTGNVFWGDRNDAIIRMLSVLIVACPCAFGIAEPLVLTAAIEKVRGLGIQIFNGTVLALKPAVAVFDKTGTLTRGTPEVHRVVWLTEKNEKKLDLLASLENGIEHPIARALAAIGTPKPVEERTIARTVVSGKVDGKHYVAGSAGLFPDIGIPPDLRDSTLVMFGTPEQCDCIVGLRDTVREESGGLIQDLKNNGVKPYIFSGDRKPVVEQVAGELGIEHYFGEMGSGDKQQEIARLQADGNSVMMVGDGINDAQALAAADFGLAVFSGQIPAKMSADGVFMVPEIGKLSSLPFMQRKVRHKIRLNYGWAFAYNITGMFLAGVGWLSPKYCAVGMVFSNLVVIFNSVYGMNLPKAVRKTV